In Devosia sp. XK-2, one DNA window encodes the following:
- a CDS encoding GFA family protein: MTMLRGSCLCGATTYDVEDAFDAAFYCHCSQCRRATGSAFKPMAAIRTGKLRLTKGEDALLIYGNPPDNHDVHCGTCGSFLYSVIAENGNTHVAMGTLVDDPGVRPSFHMFVASKAPWYEIADDLPQFEGLPG; the protein is encoded by the coding sequence ATGACCATGTTGAGGGGTAGCTGCCTTTGCGGCGCAACGACCTATGACGTGGAAGACGCCTTCGATGCGGCCTTTTACTGCCATTGCTCGCAATGCAGGCGCGCGACCGGTTCGGCCTTCAAACCCATGGCGGCAATAAGGACCGGCAAGCTGCGGCTGACCAAGGGCGAAGACGCATTGCTTATCTACGGCAACCCCCCAGACAATCACGACGTCCATTGCGGTACGTGCGGATCGTTCCTCTATTCGGTGATTGCCGAGAATGGAAATACCCATGTTGCCATGGGAACACTTGTAGACGATCCGGGCGTGCGCCCATCGTTTCACATGTTCGTGGCGTCCAAGGCGCCATGGTATGAGATCGCCGATGATCTGCCGCAATTCGAGGGCTTGCCGGGCTGA
- a CDS encoding DUF3126 family protein codes for MNHPEIIKLQKFLQRTFNNRNIDVRPRAKLNDSVEVFIGEESIGLIHLDDEDGDKSYMFSMSILDIDLDDID; via the coding sequence GTGAACCACCCCGAAATCATCAAGCTGCAGAAGTTTCTGCAGCGCACCTTCAACAATCGCAATATCGACGTCCGTCCGCGGGCCAAGCTGAACGATTCCGTTGAAGTGTTCATTGGCGAGGAGTCCATCGGCCTGATCCATCTCGATGATGAAGATGGCGACAAATCCTACATGTTTTCCATGTCGATCCTGGATATCGACCTGGACGATATCGACTAA
- the folE gene encoding GTP cyclohydrolase I FolE — MDARVKPLTVTPASAPVNRPSREEAEAAVRTLIAWAGDDPTREGLLETPARVTKAYGELFAGYDQNAGTVLAKTFKEVGGYDDLVLVKGIPFYAHCEHHMVPFFGQAHIAYLPHDGVVGLSKLARLVEVYARRLQTQETMTAQIIDAINENLGPRGAAVMLEAEHMCMTMRGVKAHDVKTVTHRFTGVFAEDRAEQDRFFAMVGQR; from the coding sequence ATGGATGCACGAGTTAAGCCACTGACGGTCACGCCCGCCAGCGCCCCCGTGAATCGCCCCAGCCGCGAGGAGGCCGAGGCCGCCGTGCGCACGCTCATCGCATGGGCCGGCGATGATCCGACCCGCGAGGGTCTGTTGGAAACCCCGGCGCGCGTCACCAAGGCCTATGGCGAACTATTCGCGGGCTACGATCAGAACGCCGGCACGGTTCTGGCCAAAACCTTCAAGGAAGTGGGCGGCTATGACGATCTGGTGCTGGTAAAGGGCATTCCCTTTTACGCCCATTGCGAACACCACATGGTGCCCTTCTTCGGCCAGGCCCATATCGCCTATCTGCCGCATGATGGCGTGGTCGGGCTCTCCAAGCTGGCGCGACTGGTGGAAGTCTATGCCCGTCGCCTGCAGACGCAGGAAACCATGACCGCCCAGATCATCGATGCCATCAACGAAAATCTGGGGCCTCGTGGCGCCGCCGTGATGTTGGAAGCCGAGCATATGTGCATGACCATGCGCGGCGTGAAGGCTCACGACGTCAAGACCGTCACCCATCGCTTCACTGGCGTCTTTGCCGAGGATCGCGCCGAGCAAGACCGGTTCTTTGCCATGGTCGGGCAGCGCTAG
- a CDS encoding PAS domain-containing protein, with amino-acid sequence MPSTKTLYTYWNTIRGSRSAPDRRDIDPTRIREALANTFILELDESDKFSFRLAGSHLCTSYCRELKGRSFSALWHDRDGDAMDTLIRAVTEDHAVALVTFQGTTALHTKVSFETILMPLRHNGSTHTRILGAMSALEEPYWLGVQPIVEQRITGLRLIWPDEISAEETARDVLANVVNDTEFAPAATPSGMPTTVYGRTARRYAHLAVIDGGRN; translated from the coding sequence ATGCCGAGCACCAAGACACTCTATACATATTGGAACACGATTCGGGGTTCCCGTAGCGCTCCGGACCGCCGCGATATCGACCCCACGCGCATTCGTGAGGCTCTGGCCAACACCTTCATTCTGGAGCTGGACGAGAGCGACAAGTTTTCGTTCCGCCTGGCCGGTTCGCATTTGTGCACCAGCTATTGCCGGGAGTTGAAGGGCCGGTCCTTCTCCGCGCTCTGGCACGATCGCGATGGCGACGCAATGGACACGCTTATTCGCGCGGTCACCGAGGACCATGCGGTCGCACTGGTCACCTTCCAGGGGACAACGGCACTCCACACCAAGGTGAGTTTCGAAACCATCCTGATGCCGCTGCGGCACAATGGCTCGACCCATACCCGCATTCTGGGCGCCATGTCGGCGCTCGAAGAGCCCTATTGGCTTGGCGTGCAGCCGATTGTCGAGCAGCGCATTACCGGCCTCCGCCTGATCTGGCCGGACGAAATTTCAGCCGAAGAGACCGCCCGGGATGTTTTGGCCAATGTGGTCAACGACACCGAATTCGCCCCCGCTGCGACCCCATCCGGCATGCCGACCACGGTCTATGGCCGCACGGCGCGCCGCTATGCGCATCTGGCGGTGATCGACGGCGGGCGCAACTAA
- the arfB gene encoding alternative ribosome rescue aminoacyl-tRNA hydrolase ArfB, whose translation MAEPIHITRALTIDPSEIEESFVRGSGPGGQNVNKVASAVQLRFNLRENTSLPEAMKRRVAALAGSRLTKDGTIVITANAHRDQPLNRAEALERLVALLRAGVHPPKPRIATRPTLASKKRRLEKKTSRSSIKRLRSRPADTD comes from the coding sequence ATGGCCGAGCCAATTCACATCACCCGCGCCTTGACCATTGATCCATCCGAAATCGAGGAGAGCTTTGTGCGCGGCTCGGGCCCGGGCGGACAGAATGTCAACAAGGTCGCCAGCGCCGTGCAATTGCGGTTCAACCTCAGGGAAAATACCAGCCTTCCGGAGGCGATGAAGCGACGGGTGGCGGCCCTGGCCGGGAGCCGGCTTACCAAGGATGGCACTATCGTCATCACCGCCAATGCCCATCGCGATCAGCCGCTCAATCGCGCTGAAGCGTTGGAACGGCTGGTGGCATTGTTGCGCGCGGGCGTTCATCCGCCAAAGCCGCGCATTGCCACCCGCCCGACATTGGCGTCAAAGAAGCGGCGGTTGGAGAAAAAAACCAGCCGCAGCTCGATCAAACGCTTGCGGTCGCGCCCTGCGGATACCGACTAG
- a CDS encoding UDP-glucose/GDP-mannose dehydrogenase family protein, whose protein sequence is MKIAMVGSGYVGLVTGVCLADFGHDVVCIDKDAGKISALEQGMVPIYEPGLSELLNANVTAGRLGFTTDLTTAVAEADVVFIAVGTPSRRGDGHADLSYVYAVAREVAEAVSGFTVVVTKSTVPVGTGDEVARIIETVSPEADVAVVSNPEFLREGAAIDDFKRPDRIVVGIDDERAREVMTEVYRPLYLNQAPLLFTDRRTSELIKYAANAFLAMKITFINEVADLCEAAGANVQEVARGIGLDNRIGAKFLHAGPGYGGSCFPKDTTALVKIGQDFGSPMRLVETTVSINDQRKRAMSRKIIAACGGDVRGKTIGVLGLTFKPNTDDMREAPSLDIIRGLQDRGATVVAFDPQGMKAARDLVENVAFAENAYGAAEGADAVVLVTEWNEFRSLDLERLKTTMKAPVFVDLRNVYRPHEMRRHGFAYVSIGRPEFGLNEPVSDAAE, encoded by the coding sequence GTGAAGATTGCTATGGTTGGCTCGGGTTATGTTGGCCTGGTAACCGGCGTTTGCCTGGCTGATTTCGGGCATGATGTGGTCTGTATCGACAAGGACGCGGGCAAGATCTCTGCACTCGAACAGGGCATGGTGCCGATCTATGAGCCGGGCCTGTCCGAGCTTTTGAATGCCAATGTGACCGCTGGGCGGCTGGGGTTCACCACAGATCTTACAACTGCCGTCGCTGAAGCCGATGTGGTGTTCATTGCCGTGGGCACGCCGAGCCGGCGCGGGGATGGTCACGCTGATCTCAGCTATGTCTATGCCGTGGCGCGCGAAGTGGCCGAGGCGGTATCGGGCTTTACCGTGGTGGTCACCAAGTCCACCGTACCGGTTGGCACGGGCGACGAGGTTGCTCGTATCATCGAGACGGTCAGTCCGGAGGCGGATGTGGCCGTGGTCTCGAACCCGGAATTCCTGCGCGAGGGCGCCGCTATCGATGATTTCAAGCGGCCGGACCGTATCGTGGTCGGTATCGATGACGAACGGGCGCGCGAGGTGATGACCGAGGTCTATCGCCCGCTTTACCTCAATCAGGCGCCATTGCTGTTCACCGATCGCCGGACGTCCGAACTCATCAAATATGCGGCCAATGCCTTCCTCGCCATGAAGATCACCTTCATTAATGAAGTGGCCGATCTCTGCGAGGCCGCGGGCGCCAATGTGCAGGAAGTGGCGCGCGGCATTGGCCTGGACAACCGGATCGGCGCCAAATTCCTGCATGCCGGCCCCGGCTATGGCGGATCGTGTTTCCCCAAGGATACGACCGCGCTCGTCAAGATCGGCCAGGATTTCGGCAGCCCGATGCGGCTGGTGGAAACCACCGTCTCGATCAATGACCAGCGCAAGCGCGCCATGTCGCGCAAGATCATTGCGGCTTGTGGCGGCGATGTGCGCGGCAAAACCATCGGCGTGCTGGGGCTGACCTTCAAGCCCAATACCGACGATATGCGCGAGGCGCCGTCGCTCGACATTATCCGCGGCCTGCAGGACCGGGGCGCGACAGTCGTGGCCTTCGATCCGCAAGGCATGAAAGCGGCCCGCGATCTGGTGGAAAATGTCGCGTTTGCCGAAAACGCTTATGGTGCGGCCGAGGGCGCCGATGCCGTGGTGCTGGTGACCGAGTGGAACGAATTCCGCTCGCTCGATCTCGAACGCCTCAAAACCACAATGAAGGCGCCGGTTTTTGTCGACCTGCGCAACGTCTATCGGCCCCATGAGATGCGCCGGCATGGTTTTGCCTATGTCAGCATTGGCCGGCCCGAGTTTGGTCTGAACGAGCCGGTTTCGGATGCCGCCGAATAG
- the thrS gene encoding threonine--tRNA ligase gives MSIKVTFPDGAARDYSRGTTGTEIVEGISKSLAKKTVAMRWNGVLSDLSDALEADGKIEFVTRDSGSQDVLELIRHDAAHVLAEAVQELWPDTQVTIGPVIENGFYYDFYREAGPFTEDELRVIEKKMAEIIERGAAFTKEVWSRDQAKSWFETKGEAFKVELVDAIPADQSIKMYSQGQWKDLCRGPHMRTVKDVGQAFKLTKVAGAYWRGDSNRPVLSRIYGTAFATREELDAYLTMMEEAEKRDHRKIGRDLDLFHLQEEAQGSVFWHPRGFVIYNQMEAYIRRRLNKSGYQEVKTPQLMHAKFWEQSGHWGKYRENMFVVPDEIPNTEEEGPVVSGDVDYLALKPMNCPAHVQIFNQGIKSYRDLPLRMAEFGCCHRNEAHGALHGLMRVRQMTQDDAHIFCREDQIQSETEHFVHLLYSVYGHMGFDNVVIKLATRPEKFGGTIERWDAAEKALGDALRATGYDFEIAEGEGAFYAPKLEFHLKDAIGRSWQVGTLQLDYVLPERLDATYVAEDGSRQYAVMLHRAILGSLERFIGILIENYAGKMPMWLAPTQVVVATIVSEADDYAEKLVRQLRDAGIRAEIDTRNEKINYKVREHSVQKVPLMFVVGKREAEEGTVSVRRLGTEGQKVEPFMDALVSLIAEGTPPDLKEAAEKAA, from the coding sequence ATGTCGATCAAGGTGACGTTCCCCGATGGTGCTGCTCGCGACTATTCGCGCGGCACTACCGGCACCGAGATCGTTGAAGGGATCTCCAAGAGCCTGGCCAAGAAGACGGTGGCCATGCGCTGGAATGGCGTGTTGTCGGATTTGTCCGACGCGCTGGAGGCCGACGGCAAGATCGAGTTCGTGACGCGCGATAGTGGCTCGCAGGACGTGCTGGAACTGATCCGCCACGATGCCGCGCATGTGCTGGCCGAGGCGGTGCAGGAGCTTTGGCCTGATACGCAGGTCACCATTGGCCCGGTGATCGAGAACGGCTTTTACTACGATTTTTATCGCGAAGCCGGCCCGTTCACCGAGGACGAGCTGCGCGTCATCGAAAAGAAGATGGCCGAGATCATCGAGCGCGGCGCTGCCTTTACCAAGGAAGTCTGGTCGCGCGATCAGGCCAAGAGCTGGTTTGAGACCAAGGGCGAGGCTTTCAAGGTCGAGCTCGTGGACGCAATTCCGGCCGATCAATCGATCAAGATGTATAGCCAAGGCCAGTGGAAGGACCTCTGCCGCGGTCCGCATATGCGCACCGTCAAGGATGTCGGCCAGGCCTTCAAGCTGACCAAGGTGGCAGGTGCCTATTGGAGGGGCGACAGCAATCGCCCGGTGTTGAGCCGCATCTATGGGACGGCTTTCGCCACCAGGGAAGAGCTCGACGCCTATCTCACGATGATGGAAGAGGCGGAAAAACGCGACCATCGCAAGATCGGCCGCGATCTGGACCTGTTCCACCTGCAGGAAGAGGCGCAGGGCTCGGTGTTCTGGCATCCGCGCGGTTTTGTCATCTACAATCAGATGGAAGCCTATATCCGCCGGCGCCTGAACAAGTCGGGCTATCAAGAGGTCAAGACGCCTCAGCTGATGCATGCCAAGTTCTGGGAGCAGTCCGGGCATTGGGGAAAATATCGCGAAAACATGTTCGTGGTGCCTGACGAGATTCCCAATACCGAGGAAGAGGGGCCGGTTGTCTCAGGGGATGTCGACTATCTCGCCCTGAAGCCGATGAACTGTCCGGCGCATGTGCAGATCTTCAACCAAGGCATCAAGTCTTACCGCGATCTGCCTCTGCGCATGGCGGAATTTGGCTGTTGCCATCGTAACGAGGCGCATGGCGCCCTGCATGGGCTGATGCGCGTGCGGCAGATGACGCAGGACGATGCGCATATCTTCTGCCGCGAAGACCAGATCCAGTCCGAGACCGAGCATTTCGTGCATCTGCTCTACTCGGTCTATGGCCATATGGGCTTCGACAATGTCGTCATCAAACTCGCCACGCGGCCGGAAAAGTTCGGTGGCACCATCGAGCGCTGGGACGCGGCCGAGAAAGCACTGGGCGACGCTTTGCGGGCAACCGGCTATGATTTCGAGATCGCCGAAGGCGAGGGGGCCTTTTATGCACCCAAGCTCGAATTCCATTTGAAGGACGCCATTGGCCGGTCCTGGCAGGTGGGCACGCTGCAACTCGACTATGTGCTGCCCGAGCGGCTCGATGCGACCTATGTGGCCGAGGACGGCTCGCGCCAATATGCGGTCATGCTGCACCGGGCCATTCTGGGGTCGCTGGAGCGCTTTATTGGCATCCTGATCGAGAACTATGCCGGCAAGATGCCGATGTGGTTGGCGCCGACCCAGGTTGTCGTGGCCACCATCGTGTCCGAGGCCGACGACTATGCCGAAAAGCTGGTCCGTCAGCTTCGCGACGCCGGTATCCGAGCCGAGATCGACACGCGCAACGAGAAGATCAATTACAAGGTTCGCGAGCATTCGGTGCAGAAGGTGCCGCTGATGTTCGTGGTGGGCAAGCGTGAGGCTGAGGAGGGCACTGTGTCGGTGCGCCGCCTCGGTACCGAGGGGCAGAAGGTCGAGCCGTTTATGGATGCCCTGGTATCCCTGATCGCCGAAGGCACGCCGCCGGACCTCAAGGAAGCCGCTGAAAAGGCCGCCTGA
- a CDS encoding transglutaminase-like cysteine peptidase has translation MAFNKKGLLTGLLIALFAIAPAAPSAALDLTNIAFIQTHAGTTSIPVGHLEFCKSNPGECRAYDRVVPATILDDHNWQQLVSVNAYYNQNVVPVTDQDLYKVAEFWTYPNGYGDCEDFALAKRRDLINSGWHPSTLMIAVVKESNGDGHAVLLARTDRGDLVLDNQDGTIRLWSDTPYKYIKRQSQANAGQWVDMIDDRVLVVAANN, from the coding sequence ATGGCTTTCAACAAGAAGGGACTGCTGACAGGGCTGCTGATTGCTCTGTTCGCAATTGCCCCGGCTGCACCAAGCGCGGCACTCGACCTCACCAATATTGCCTTCATCCAGACCCATGCGGGCACGACGTCCATACCGGTGGGGCACCTTGAATTCTGCAAGTCCAATCCCGGTGAATGCCGCGCCTATGACCGCGTGGTGCCAGCCACTATCCTGGATGACCACAACTGGCAGCAGCTGGTCTCCGTCAACGCCTATTACAACCAGAATGTCGTGCCGGTCACCGACCAGGACCTCTACAAGGTCGCCGAGTTCTGGACCTATCCCAATGGCTATGGCGATTGCGAAGACTTTGCCCTCGCCAAGCGCCGCGACCTGATCAATTCCGGCTGGCACCCGAGCACGCTGATGATTGCAGTGGTCAAGGAGAGCAATGGCGACGGCCACGCTGTGTTGCTGGCCCGCACCGACCGCGGCGACCTGGTGCTCGACAACCAGGACGGTACCATTCGCCTCTGGAGCGACACGCCCTACAAATACATCAAGCGCCAGTCACAGGCCAATGCCGGCCAGTGGGTCGACATGATCGACGATCGCGTTCTGGTCGTCGCCGCCAACAATTAA
- a CDS encoding iron-sulfur cluster assembly scaffold protein, which translates to MELSDLYSEKILDLAGNALQPGRLDQPDASARKVSRVCGSVIEVDLVVKDGVIVDYGHDISACALGQTSAAVVAREVVGTPVAEFLALRQTMHDMLKAEGAPPGGRWEDLKYLEPVRDYPARHMSTLLVFDAVAAALEKVESAQSVAASG; encoded by the coding sequence ATGGAGCTAAGCGATCTCTATTCCGAAAAGATACTCGATTTGGCGGGCAATGCCCTGCAGCCCGGGCGGCTGGACCAGCCTGACGCTTCGGCCAGGAAAGTCAGCAGGGTTTGCGGCTCCGTCATCGAGGTCGATCTTGTCGTCAAAGATGGCGTGATCGTGGACTATGGCCACGACATTTCCGCATGCGCGTTGGGGCAAACCTCGGCTGCGGTGGTGGCGCGCGAGGTTGTAGGCACGCCGGTCGCGGAGTTCCTTGCCCTGCGGCAGACCATGCATGACATGCTCAAGGCCGAGGGTGCGCCGCCGGGCGGCAGGTGGGAAGACCTCAAATATCTTGAGCCGGTCAGGGATTATCCGGCGCGACATATGTCGACCCTGCTCGTCTTCGATGCGGTGGCGGCGGCGTTGGAAAAGGTGGAGTCGGCCCAATCGGTTGCGGCTTCGGGTTGA
- the yidD gene encoding membrane protein insertion efficiency factor YidD encodes MWRVIDFPFKLVAVFLITVYRYTLSAFAGRTCRHLPTCSEFTSEAIWRFGFWPGGWMGLARFWRCRPGGTHGYDPVPGVLPEAGRWYLPWRYGRWRGKGHDHVEG; translated from the coding sequence ATGTGGCGGGTCATCGACTTCCCGTTCAAGCTGGTTGCCGTATTCCTGATCACGGTCTACCGCTACACCCTCTCGGCCTTTGCCGGGCGGACCTGCCGGCACCTGCCAACCTGCTCGGAGTTTACCAGCGAGGCGATCTGGCGGTTCGGCTTCTGGCCCGGCGGCTGGATGGGTCTGGCCCGTTTCTGGCGCTGCCGGCCCGGCGGAACGCATGGCTACGATCCGGTACCGGGCGTGCTTCCTGAGGCCGGGCGATGGTATTTGCCGTGGCGCTATGGGCGGTGGAGAGGAAAGGGACATGACCATGTTGAGGGGTAG
- the hisI gene encoding phosphoribosyl-AMP cyclohydrolase, whose translation MAIFSDPATLDHETLEEGATFAPRFDAHGLITVVTIENGSNDILMVAHMNAETLKLTLDTGIAHYWSRSRKAIWKKGETSGELQEVVEMRTDCDQDCLVMTVRQTGRGAACHTGRKSCFYRRITIDNGETRLEDTGLPRLFDPKTVYGG comes from the coding sequence ATGGCCATCTTTTCCGACCCTGCAACGCTGGACCACGAAACGCTGGAAGAAGGCGCGACCTTCGCCCCGCGTTTCGACGCCCATGGGCTGATCACCGTTGTCACCATCGAGAATGGCAGCAATGACATCCTCATGGTCGCCCATATGAATGCCGAAACCCTCAAGCTGACGCTCGACACCGGCATCGCCCATTATTGGTCCCGCTCGCGCAAGGCCATCTGGAAAAAGGGCGAGACCTCGGGTGAGCTTCAGGAAGTGGTCGAAATGCGCACCGATTGCGATCAGGACTGTCTGGTCATGACCGTGCGGCAGACCGGCCGCGGCGCCGCCTGCCATACCGGCCGCAAAAGCTGCTTTTATCGTCGCATCACCATCGACAATGGCGAAACACGGTTGGAGGACACCGGCCTGCCCCGCCTGTTCGACCCCAAAACCGTCTATGGCGGCTAG
- a CDS encoding PilZ domain-containing protein, which yields MLSDDISAPQTLPGLHTNAGERRFQRVKVSILGRYMLADRREFPCQVLAMSPGDAVVIAPVPGIVGERIIAYLDHLGRIEGTILSQVDGGFVMDIAASPRKRDKMAAQLTWLANKDILNLPEDRRHERVVPDIRHSTVVLDDGRRYNCKIIDISLSGAAVELDVRPAMGTPITLGRMRARVVRHFQNGVAVEFVAAQEMLTVVQQNLRMN from the coding sequence ATGCTCAGTGACGACATTTCTGCTCCACAGACCCTCCCCGGCCTGCATACCAATGCGGGCGAGAGGCGTTTTCAGCGCGTGAAAGTGTCGATTCTGGGTCGCTACATGCTCGCCGATCGTCGCGAATTCCCCTGCCAGGTGCTGGCCATGTCGCCCGGCGATGCCGTGGTCATTGCCCCCGTTCCCGGCATTGTCGGCGAACGTATCATCGCCTATCTCGACCATCTGGGCCGTATCGAGGGCACCATCCTCTCCCAGGTCGATGGTGGTTTCGTCATGGATATTGCCGCTTCGCCCCGCAAGCGCGACAAGATGGCGGCCCAACTGACATGGCTGGCCAACAAGGATATCCTGAACCTTCCCGAAGACCGGCGCCACGAACGCGTTGTGCCCGATATTCGTCACTCGACGGTCGTTCTCGATGACGGCCGCCGCTACAATTGCAAGATCATCGATATCTCGCTCTCCGGCGCCGCTGTCGAACTCGATGTGCGCCCGGCCATGGGCACGCCGATTACGCTGGGCCGCATGCGCGCCCGTGTCGTCCGCCACTTCCAGAACGGCGTGGCCGTCGAATTCGTGGCTGCCCAGGAAATGCTCACCGTGGTGCAGCAGAACCTGCGCATGAACTAG
- a CDS encoding helix-turn-helix domain-containing protein, with amino-acid sequence MSVVSKMLWVLESRSREPLGLDELAAVTGKSPSYLSRVFPLVTGYSVTAYLRARRLSDAARRLAEGAPDILSVALEAGYGSHEAFTRAFRDQFGITPQMVRQQRSLNGITLVEPLRMDIAAPVSIKPPRFENRPEMIFAGIAEQHQMNNPAGLPAQWQRFQPYIGNIDGAIAGAAYGLVGEIADNRFDYVVAVEMRAGAEIPTDLERVSVPAMKWARFSHGGDLSTLRQSIGAAEQWLSENGHEASEANFSFLEYYGPGFDARTGSGDIEVWFGLKA; translated from the coding sequence ATGTCAGTTGTTTCAAAAATGCTCTGGGTCCTGGAAAGCCGCTCACGCGAGCCCCTGGGCCTGGACGAATTGGCTGCTGTCACCGGCAAGTCGCCAAGCTATCTCTCCCGCGTCTTTCCCCTGGTCACCGGCTATTCGGTCACCGCCTATCTCCGGGCGCGGCGGCTAAGCGATGCGGCACGCCGATTGGCCGAAGGCGCGCCCGACATCCTGTCGGTCGCTCTGGAAGCCGGCTACGGCTCGCATGAGGCATTCACACGCGCTTTTCGCGATCAGTTCGGCATCACGCCGCAAATGGTTCGTCAGCAGCGCAGTCTCAATGGGATTACCCTAGTGGAGCCTCTTAGAATGGATATTGCAGCCCCCGTCTCCATCAAGCCGCCACGGTTTGAAAATCGCCCCGAAATGATCTTTGCCGGCATTGCCGAGCAGCACCAGATGAACAATCCGGCCGGTCTGCCCGCCCAGTGGCAGCGCTTTCAGCCCTATATCGGCAATATAGACGGAGCCATCGCCGGCGCCGCCTATGGCCTTGTCGGTGAGATCGCCGACAACCGGTTCGACTACGTCGTTGCCGTCGAGATGCGTGCCGGAGCCGAAATCCCGACCGATCTAGAGCGCGTCTCGGTGCCGGCGATGAAATGGGCGCGTTTCAGCCATGGCGGCGACCTCTCGACTCTGCGCCAGAGCATTGGTGCCGCCGAGCAATGGCTAAGCGAAAACGGCCATGAGGCCAGCGAGGCCAATTTCAGCTTCCTTGAATATTACGGCCCCGGCTTCGACGCCCGGACGGGAAGCGGCGATATCGAGGTCTGGTTCGGCCTCAAGGCCTGA
- a CDS encoding rhomboid family intramembrane serine protease has translation MPVSGGPQGREPVFLLPGAVTALVGVLVAVHLASTLILNPDGQLELLLWFAFHPYRIVLAGVEPGIAIPLIWTPFSHAFLHAGWDHLLINAAWLVIFATPVARRYGAVPMLVLFLISAFAGAALFAATTLYSQVYLIGASGGVAGLTGAAIRFMFQPVLIAKHPETGERVVLGRRLASMREVFIRPQSRYFTLIWLALNAAVPLVPLLTGNSLSIAWQAHLGGFAAGFFLVPFFERKS, from the coding sequence ATGCCCGTTTCCGGGGGACCTCAGGGGCGCGAACCAGTCTTCCTGCTGCCGGGCGCCGTGACCGCGCTGGTCGGCGTGCTGGTGGCCGTTCATCTGGCGTCAACCTTGATTCTTAATCCTGACGGGCAGTTGGAGTTGCTGCTGTGGTTTGCTTTCCACCCCTACAGGATCGTCCTGGCGGGGGTGGAGCCGGGCATTGCCATTCCGCTGATCTGGACACCCTTCAGCCATGCCTTCCTCCATGCGGGCTGGGATCACCTGCTGATCAATGCGGCCTGGCTGGTCATTTTCGCAACTCCGGTGGCCCGGCGCTATGGGGCCGTGCCGATGCTGGTGCTGTTCCTTATCTCGGCTTTTGCCGGGGCGGCGCTGTTCGCGGCGACGACGCTTTACAGCCAGGTCTATCTGATCGGCGCCTCTGGTGGCGTGGCCGGGCTGACAGGCGCGGCCATTCGCTTCATGTTCCAGCCGGTATTGATCGCCAAGCATCCCGAAACGGGAGAGCGTGTCGTTCTGGGGCGGCGGCTGGCCTCAATGCGCGAGGTGTTTATCCGGCCCCAGTCGCGCTATTTCACGCTCATCTGGCTGGCGCTCAACGCCGCGGTGCCTCTGGTGCCCTTGTTGACCGGCAATTCGCTCTCGATTGCCTGGCAGGCCCATCTGGGCGGCTTTGCCGCCGGGTTCTTCCTGGTGCCGTTTTTCGAGCGGAAGAGCTAG